A single region of the candidate division KSB1 bacterium genome encodes:
- a CDS encoding polysaccharide biosynthesis C-terminal domain-containing protein: protein MTQYGLLAAVLNIILNLVMIPAFGILGAAIATTLSYFVMIVLILRLSQKHLHINWLWKKMIPVILLGMIFSWLGIIDLQELQLNFAKDAVLLLLLPALMLLLKLVSLKEIKRFALRLKGAF, encoded by the coding sequence ATGACACAATATGGCCTCCTGGCGGCTGTGCTAAATATTATTTTGAATCTTGTAATGATACCTGCATTCGGAATTTTGGGCGCCGCGATTGCCACAACACTCTCTTATTTTGTTATGATTGTTTTGATACTTAGACTGTCGCAAAAACATTTGCATATCAATTGGCTTTGGAAGAAAATGATTCCAGTGATTTTGCTTGGGATGATTTTTTCCTGGCTGGGGATCATTGACTTGCAAGAACTTCAACTGAATTTTGCGAAAGACGCTGTTTTACTGCTTCTTTTACCGGCTCTAATGCTTCTTCTGAAACTTGTTTCTTTAAAAGAAATCAAACGTTTTGCGCTGCGATTAAAAGGCGCTTTTTAA